The Thermoanaerobaculia bacterium nucleotide sequence AGGCAGGTCTTGACCAGCCGGTCGAGCGCGGGCGGCGCCATCGGGGCGAGCTCCGATATCGGCTTGGGATCGTCGCGAAGGATCGCCGAGACGAGGGAGGCCTGGCTCGCGCCGGTAAAGGCCTTCTTTCCCGTGGCCATCTCGTACAGCACGCATCCGAGCGCGAAGATGTCGGTGCGGGCATCGGCTTCCTTCCCTTCGAGCTGCTCGGGCGCCATGTACTGGAAGGTGCCCATGACCGTGCCCTTCTGGGTCAGGGGACGCGAGGCGCCCATCTCGGTGGGAAGGGAAGACCCGCCTTCGCCCGAGGCTTCGGCGCGGTTTGGGAGAAGCACCTTCGCGAGGCCGAAGTCGAGGAGCTTCACCCCAGACTTCGTCAGCATGACGTTGCCGGGCTTCAAGTCCCGGTGGATGATGCCGGCGCGGTGCGCGCGGTCGAGCGCGTCGGCGATCTCCATGCCGAAGCGGACCACCTGGTCCGTCGGAAGCGGGCCCTTCTCCACGCGGTCGGCGAGGGTCTGGCCGTCCAAGAGCTCCATGACGAGGTACTCGACGCCTTCGGCGTTCCCCACGTCGTGGAGCGTGCAGATGTGCGGGTGGGTAAGCTGCGAGATCGCCCGCGCCTCGCGCTCGAACCGGGCCTTCAGATCCGGATCGTCGGTCAGGTGCGAAGGCAGCACCTTGATCGCGACATCGCGTCCGAGCCGGGCGTCCTTTGCCTTGTAGACCTCTCCCATGCCGCCCGCCCCGATGGGCGAGAGGATCTCGTAGGGGCCGAGCTTCCTACCGGGGTCGAGCGTCATGGGATGGAAAGGATCATAGCGCGGCCGGGGATGCGGTCTTTCCGCAGGCGACGAGCCGGTTGCGCAGCCGGGACAGCCGCTTTTTCCTCGGGTTGACGGTGCGGGAAGGAAGCGGCACCGCCGGCTCACCTCTGCGGCGAAGCCTTCTCCATCATCCAGACGTCCGACCGCGACAGGTTCGTTCCTACGTAGAGCGACCGGTGGTCGGGAGAGATGTCGATTTCCGCGCCGAACGAGAGCTCGGCCGGGAAGCGGTAGAGAAGCTTCCGCTTTTTCGTCGTGCGGTCGTAGAGGACGAGGGAGGCGGTTCCGGATGCGGAGGAGCCCGGCTCTTCGAGCGTCGTGGAATCCGGGTCGCCGTAGATCAGGCGGTCGTCGGACAGCCAGGCCGCTCCGTATGCCTTCGGGCCGATCGACTCGACGGCGCCGGTGTCGGGGTCGTAGATGGCGGTTCCTTTCCTTCCCGCCGTCAGGAGAAAGCGCCCGCTGGGGGACCAGCTCGCGGGGAATGCGTAAGAAGACGCCGGAGGGACGGGCCGGTGGAGGGCTTCCGGAGAATACGTCCCGTCCGCCTTGCGGCGAAGGATCGCGAATCCCAGGGAGTCGGAGGTCTCGAGCATCGTCGCGACCCGTTCCCCATCGGCCGTCGGAACGCACGCGAGGAGCTGCCCGACCGATGCCGGCGTCAACACTTTCGGGCGGCTTCCGTCGATGCCGATCTCCCAGAGCTGGTAAGGGCCGCCCCGGGTCGAATAGAAGAGGATCCGCTTCCCGTCGATCCACCGGGGCTGGCGGTTCTTGAACTCGTCGTCGGTGACCTGCGAGACGTCGTGCCCGCTCGTGTCGCAGGTATAGAGGTTCTCCTGCGTCAGCCCGGCCTGGAAGATCAGCCTTTTCCCGTCCGGCGAGGCGGCGAGATAGCTCGTGACGGGCAGGCCGGACAGGATCGTGGCCGGAGCGCCCGTGATCTCGAGTCGGGCGGGATCGAATGCGAACCGCTGCACTCCGTAGTTCGACGAATCGACCTCGAAAGCGATTCGGCTGCCGTCGCGGGAGGGGGAGAACGGTCCGGCGGCGCCCGCCGCAACGGCGACGCGTTCCGGCTTCGAGGTGGCCCGCCCGGTCGCTTCGTCGATTCCGATCCGATAGAGATCCGTCGTTCCGCCGCGATCGCTGCCGAAGTACAGCGATCGGCCGTCCGGCGCCCACTCGGGGGCCCAGTCGAGCGGCTTGTCGCTCGTCAGGTGCACGGGGACGGCCTTTTCGGCGGAGGCGTCGATCGTGAAGATGTCCCGCTGCGAGCCGGTGCCGAGCAACCCGAAGACGGCGATCCGGCGGCCGTGCGGCGACCAGGCGGGCCGCTGGAAGACCGCCTCGGATGCCTCTCCGTGCACCAGGATGCGCTTCTTCCCCGACGGGACGTCGACGGCGACCAGGTCCGCCGCGCCTCCGAGGTGGTAGGGATCCTGCCCGTCCGTCGTCGTGTAGGCGACCGTCGATCCGTCCGGCGACCAGGCCGGCGAGAAGCCCTCGTCGGCGACGGGTCGAACGGACTCTCCGGTCGCTCCCATGACGAAGATCCCGCCGCCGCTTCGCTCGGAACGGAACGCGATGCGCTCGCCGTCGGGTGAGAAGGCCGGTTCGTCGTTGTCGAAGCCGCTGCCCTTCGTGAGGTCGATCGCGTTCTGTCCGCCGACGCGCTGCAGGAAGACGTCGAGATTCCGGCCTTCCCGCCGCACGAAGACGAACTGGCTGCCGTCGGGCGACATCGAGGGAAGGCCCGCGTTGGCGCCGAACGTGAGCCGCTGGAACCGCCATCCGTCCGACGCCCCGGCCGACGGCGCGAGACGCCGGCCCCCGAGAAACGCGGCCGCCGCGACCACGAGAACGGCCGCGGGCCAGAGGAGCCGCTTCCACGCCGGGGCTGCCGCGGCGGCCTGCGGCGGCCGGTTCGCCGAGGCCGAGCTCGACGAGAGGCCGCTCGCTTCCGAAATCGCAAACGAGAGATCGCGGGCGGACTGGAACCGCTGCTCGGGCTTCTTCTCGAGACAGCGCCGGACGATGTGATCGAGCGCGGCGGAGATGCGCCCGCCCGATTCGACGATCTCCTCCGGCTCCTCGCGCAGGATCGCGGTCATCGATTCCGCCGCCGTCTCGCGCCCGAACGCGCGTCGTCCGGTCAGCATCTCGTAGAGGACGGCGCCCAGAGAGAAGATGTCGCTTCGCGGATCGGCGGTGTGTCCCCGCACCTGTTCCGGCGACATGTAGCCGACGGTGCCGAGGACGGCGCCCGGCTCGGTCGAGACGGCGGCGGTCGGCGAATTCGTGTCGCTCGTGTCGGAGAACGGCACGAGGCGGGCGAGGCCGAAGTCGAGGATCTTCACGCGGCCGTCGCGCGTGACGAAAAGGTTCTCGGGCTTCAAGTCCCGATGGACGATGCCCTTGTCGTGCGCGGCGGCGAGTCCGTCGGCGATCTGCCGCGCGTAGTCGGCGGCCCGGCGCGGCGCGAGACGCCCTTCCTGGATCTCGTCGCGGAGCGTTTCCCCCTCGAGGAGCTCCGTGACGGCGAAGGCGACGCCGCCTTCGCGGCCCGTGTCGAAGAGCGCCAGGATGTTCGGATGCGAGAGGCCGGCGACCGAGCGGGCCTCGCGGTCGAACCGCGCCATGGCTTCCGCGTCGTCGGCGAATCGCTCGGGAAGGACCTTGATCGCGACGTCCCGCCCGAGCCGCGCGTCCTTCGCCTTGTAGACCTCGCCCATGCCCCCGGCGCCCAGAGGGGCAAGGATTTCGTAGGGGCCGAGTCGCGTTCCGGCCGCCAACGTCATGGAACTTGTCCTCCATAGCTCCGAACGAGCGACGGCGGATAGGGCCCGAGCTTGGTTCCGGCAGCGAGTGTCATCGAGTGGTGCGGATCATAACGCGCGGTGGGAGGGCGAAGCGGCGAGCCGCTGTCATCCGGGACGGCCTATGCACCGTCATTCCGAACGGCCTGCCGCGCCCTGGCTCGAAGAGCGGCGGCGGGAAATCGAGGAATCGCGGTCGCGGCTCAGGACTGAGGTCCGCTCGATCGAGATCCGGGAGCGAGCGCGCGCTTCGCCGCCTCATCGCGCTCGAAGCAACAGGCGGACGATTTCTGGTCTCCGGAAAAGACGATGGGCCCGATCGTCGTGACCCCGGCGCGGTCTCGACGTGGGAGTCGCCCTTGAACGCGCGCTTTCCGGCGAGCATCTCGTAGAGGATCGCGCCGAACGAGAAGATGTCCCTGCGATGGTCGAGCGGCCCGCCGCGGCCCAGGGGCGAGAGGATCGCGGACGTGGCGCTGGGGCTCGACGAACCGAACGCCCGCGAAGCGCCGCCGCCACCCTGATCGCCGGCCGGACGCCGTTTCCGGAGGTTCGGTCGCTATCTACCTGGGCTTTTCGAGCACGAGGATTCCGTCGACGGCGTCGAGCGTGACGAC carries:
- a CDS encoding protein kinase yields the protein MTLAAGTRLGPYEILAPLGAGGMGEVYKAKDARLGRDVAIKVLPERFADDAEAMARFDREARSVAGLSHPNILALFDTGREGGVAFAVTELLEGETLRDEIQEGRLAPRRAADYARQIADGLAAAHDKGIVHRDLKPENLFVTRDGRVKILDFGLARLVPFSDTSDTNSPTAAVSTEPGAVLGTVGYMSPEQVRGHTADPRSDIFSLGAVLYEMLTGRRAFGRETAAESMTAILREEPEEIVESGGRISAALDHIVRRCLEKKPEQRFQSARDLSFAISEASGLSSSSASANRPPQAAAAAPAWKRLLWPAAVLVVAAAAFLGGRRLAPSAGASDGWRFQRLTFGANAGLPSMSPDGSQFVFVRREGRNLDVFLQRVGGQNAIDLTKGSGFDNDEPAFSPDGERIAFRSERSGGGIFVMGATGESVRPVADEGFSPAWSPDGSTVAYTTTDGQDPYHLGGAADLVAVDVPSGKKRILVHGEASEAVFQRPAWSPHGRRIAVFGLLGTGSQRDIFTIDASAEKAVPVHLTSDKPLDWAPEWAPDGRSLYFGSDRGGTTDLYRIGIDEATGRATSKPERVAVAAGAAGPFSPSRDGSRIAFEVDSSNYGVQRFAFDPARLEITGAPATILSGLPVTSYLAASPDGKRLIFQAGLTQENLYTCDTSGHDVSQVTDDEFKNRQPRWIDGKRILFYSTRGGPYQLWEIGIDGSRPKVLTPASVGQLLACVPTADGERVATMLETSDSLGFAILRRKADGTYSPEALHRPVPPASSYAFPASWSPSGRFLLTAGRKGTAIYDPDTGAVESIGPKAYGAAWLSDDRLIYGDPDSTTLEEPGSSASGTASLVLYDRTTKKRKLLYRFPAELSFGAEIDISPDHRSLYVGTNLSRSDVWMMEKASPQR